In Vitis vinifera cultivar Pinot Noir 40024 chromosome 17, ASM3070453v1, one genomic interval encodes:
- the LOC100242440 gene encoding protein ASPARTIC PROTEASE IN GUARD CELL 1 gives MADKFFIFSIFAAFALSLSPFVFSRELSLDTDSHSSVLDVSGSIRKTLDVLSHKSSVSKPSDQRDEKTTSFSPTSLASSFSLELHPRELLHGGSHKDYRALMLSRLARDSARVKAINTKLQLAVSGTDKSDLVPMDTEILHPQDFSTPVTSGTSQGSGEYFLRVGIGRPSKTFYMVIDTGSDVNWLQCKPCDDCYQQVDPIFDPASSSSFSRLGCQTPQCRNLDVFACRNDSCLYQVSYGDGSYTVGDFATETVSFGNSGSVDKVAIGCGHDNEGLFVGAAGLIGLGGGPLSLTSQIKASSFSYCLVNRDSVDSSTLEFNSAKPSDSVTAPIFKNSKVDTFYYVGITGMSVGGEKLAIPPSIFEVDGSGKGGIIVDCGTAVTRLQTQAYNALRDTFVKLTKDLPSTSGFALFDTCYNLSSRTSVRVPTVAFLFDGGKSLPLPPSNYLIPVDSAGTFCLAFAPTTASLSIIGNVQQQGTRVTYDLANSQVSFSSRKC, from the coding sequence ATGGCggacaagttttttattttctccattttcgCTGCCTTcgctctctctctttctcctttTGTTTTCTCCAGGGAGTTATCGCTGGACACTGATTCTCACAGCTCTGTGCTGGATGTTTCGGGTTCTATTCGGAAGACTCTCGACGTGCTATCTCACAAGAGCAGTGTCTCGAAACCCTCTGACCAGAGAGATGAGAAGACCACGTCGTTTTCGCCTACTTCTCTGGCTTCGTCTTTCTCTCTGGAGCTTCACCCGAGGGAGCTTCTTCATGGAGGCTCGCATAAGGACTACAGGGCTTTGATGCTTTCGCGACTCGCTCGTGACTCAGCCCGGGTCAAGGCCATCAATACTAAGCTCCAACTCGCTGTATCCGGCACCGACAAGTCCGATCTCGTGCCGATGGACACGGAGATACTCCATCCACAGGATTTCTCGACTCCGGTCACCTCCGGTACGAGTCAGGGCAGCGGCGAGTACTTTTTGAGAGTTGGAATTGGCCGGCCTTCGAAAACGTTCTACATGGTTATCGACACCGGCAGCGACGTCAACTGGCTTCAGTGCAAGCCTTGCGACGACTGCTATCAGCAAGTCGATCCGATTTTCGATCCGGCTTCATCGTCCTCGTTCTCACGTCTCGGATGCCAAACTCCACAATGCCGGAATCTCGATGTGTTCGCGTGTCGGAATGATTCGTGTCTCTACCAGGTCTCCTACGGCGACGGATCGTACACCGTCGGCGACTTCGCCACTGAAACGGTGTCGTTTGGGAACTCTGGATCTGTGGATAAGGTGGCCATCGGATGCGGTCACGACAACGAGGGCTTGTTTGTCGGTGCGGCTGGCTTGATAGGACTTGGCGGCGGCCCACTCTCGCTCACTTCTCAGATCAAAGCCTCCTCGTTCTCTTACTGCCTCGTCAACCGCGACTCCGTCGACTCGTCGACTCTCGAATTCAACTCTGCCAAGCCAAGTGACTCCGTAACCGCGCcgattttcaaaaacagcaaagtGGACACGTTCTACTACGTCGGCATCACAGGGATGAGCGTCGGCGGTGAGAAGCTCGCCATCCCGCCCTCCATCTTCGAGGTCGACGGGAGTGGAAAAGGAGGAATCATCGTAGATTGCGGCACCGCTGTGACTCGATTGCAGACTCAGGCCTACAACGCGCTCCGAGACACGTTCGTGAAGCTCACCAAGGACCTGCCATCGACGAGCGGCTTCGCCTTGTTCGACACCTGTTACAATCTCTCCTCGCGAACCAGCGTTCGTGTCCCAACGGTGGCGTTTCTGTTCGACGGAGGAAAGTCCCTGCCCTTGCCGCCGAGCAACTACCTGATTCCCGTAGACTCGGCCGGAACATTCTGTTTGGCGTTTGCTCCAACGACGGCCTCTCTGTCCATCATCGGGAACGTACAGCAGCAGGGGACACGTGTCACGTACGATTTGGCCAACTCGCAAGTTTCCTTCTCCTCGCGTAAATGTTAG